A window of Oryza glaberrima chromosome 2, OglaRS2, whole genome shotgun sequence genomic DNA:
TTACAATCAGGTGGCagtaagaaagaaaaatgaattcAGGCATGCATGCTGAACTGGTTATCAGGGCTAGCAGTCCTTACTAAATCTTAACATTACGCCTTACATCTTGATTTAACAACCCTGATTGATTTTACATTTCTATTATAAATAGAAATATTTCTGAAAGCAAACACCCAGAAATATTTTAGTAGGCATTTTGATATGGAACTTCTTGGCAGAAAACATTAGAGAGTTGTAAACTAAAGTGCATGCTGTAAGTTCTAATTATATGTGCATACTAATAGTGCTCAACATTTCCCATCTACTTTGCCCAAATTGCCAGCTCAATGCCTTCATTTAATTTCCAAAGTATCTAGTCAACATACATCAACCTCACCTATCACTTTTGAGAGAAACCTCACCTATCATTGTTGGTCGTTGTCCAGCTGCCATGAGAATGCTGGTATAACGCCATCATGCATGGCATCCTTGTGTGAGATCGCCATTTACTGCCCTCCTAACTGCCATGATTAGATCACCATGGTAAGCTGCTATGGTGCTGTGTAGTATTTGGAAAGAAGTATTGCTTCAGGATGACATGTATAGCAACCAAAATGATCCAAAATTCTAAGGGTTAGCCCTACAACACTTGTATTTTGCATAGGTGCAATTTATAGAACGAATCAAATAGCCTACAAATATCCTTTACCAACAAATAAACCTCAATTTATCAGCATCAACTCTAGGGTATCCTTCTAAAAgactcaaaaaaaatatcagtaaTTCACAAGAATAGAGAATTGTATAGAATAATTAGAATTATCAAATCTCACCAAACAATCAAAAAAGAATAATCATCCCCAACAATTCACACTCGGCTATGTTGCCAACATGGTTGAAGAGcactgaattttattttattttataacgaAAGTGAGACAACACAACTTTTGATTGAAGTGTTCCCATCTATTGAAACAACGGTACAGTAATTCTAATATGTGAGTTGCAGTACAAATATTATGTTTGGAGAACAGGTTGGGTGTGATAAATACCAGAAACAAGCCGGGAGAGTGAGTTGGTGTGATATCCCCTTGTGGTTCAGATAATTGTCTGCAAGCGTGTAGTAAACAAATCGTTAGAGAAAAAACATGAATCCAGTAGAAAACAAGTTTCTTAACCACATTCTAATACCAATATAATATAAAGAACTGTTGATTTGTTTGTTCGGCAAACTGCAACACATTAATTAATCTGAAAGTTTCATATTCACCCCTTCCAACCCATATGACAGAAGAATACATGCAAAAGAGTAGCCAGATTGCAAAATAGAAGATGATGATTTTGGGCATTTTCACCTTACCTGTTGGTACTTCTGCTTTTTGTCCAGAAGACGGTGGTCGAAGGAAGGTAGAGGCCATTGCATTGGCGGAGCCTGTGGACGACAGCGAGGAGGGAAACATGGATGTACTCCGGCGGCAAGGACGGGAGGGgccgacctcggcggcggcggatggggccGAGGTCGGATCCGGCCGCGACGGTAGGGAAGaagccggatctggcggcggcagcagaaGATGTCGGTGTGGGCAGCGGctccggcgaggatgcggcggcagtacgcgcggggaggagctccggcgacggcgaggatgcggcggcgctacatgcggggaggaggaggagcgagcgaggaggagaagcgaagtccgcgcgtggaggaggaggagcgaagtCTTCGCGTGTGGAGAAGGAGGAGCGAAGTTTGCGCGTGGAATCGTGCGGTGGTGAATTCGTGCGCGCGGATGGATGGTAGGTATTAATTCGACTTGATTTGGCTTGTAGGATTGGAGGGtacaactcctcctttttatattagtatagatatagatgaaTTGTCGCTATGTATAAGCGTTTTTCCTCTTTGCTATCGCCATCAGTTGACCATTAGTTGACCTCGTGTCCTTTATTTCCATGAAAATGTACATTTTACCAAATACATATGAGATACTCTTATGTACTCCTTGTGTTGGTATCGCACTTCTAAGGGTAATGGACATTTTGACACATTAACATAGGCCAACTAACGATTAACTGATGGTGATGGCAAAAAATGAAGTAAACACTTATTGGCATTTCGATTAATATGATAATCCTTAGAATGCCTAACTTGTCAACAGCCAAAAAGAAACAACATCAGTTGCCGTTGAAACACGAATGGCCCAGGAGGCCATGAAAGGACAACGCCAAGTTGTGTTGTCATCCATCGATCTGcaactgcaagtctgcaacaacCAACAAGCAGCATTCCGTAATCCGTACTCCCGTATTCATAATTTTTCTTCCCCCCTGAGATTAAGTATCCATGTATGCTCAGATTCAGAAGCTTCCAATTGCCATGTCCAGATCAGCCAACCCAACTGACAAGGCATGTACATGCTTTCTGAAGAAACGCTCGAACAAATACGCAGTTTTCTGTGCGTCTGTCGTGAGACAGCCTCGCTACTTTCCAGGGGGCACCACCTGATGCCAAACACAAGACCTGACAGCATTGTTACTCGTGATTAGTAGCAGTTGTAAGTACAGGATTAGTACCTAATCCGGTGGCTTGATCAAACAGGAGGCCGACTTTTGTGCAGGCATCCTTCCCCAAAGGGTGACAAGAACCCTGTAAACTATGTCTTGGGTTTGCATGGTGCATGAGCTAACGACAATGATTTTTTCTGTTAAAAAATGGGTTAACGACAATGATCCAGACATTAGAggtagtttttttatttgacgaAGATAACCCACTCCTGAATCCTGATAGACATGAGCACAGCAAACACTGGGGGTTGTTCTAAAAGCAAGATGGCAAGATGCATATATATGACCTGTCATAGGTCAAATGCTtcattcagagttcagacacaCTCAACCTGCATAGCTCATCCTACTCTCTTAACTCTCAATCTCTCCCAGCTTCTTCAAAATTTCCTGCGAGACAAGATGAGGATGTCCAAGTTGTCAATGGCTACTGCTGTGATCTTGCTCCTGGTAGTGATGGCCATGGAGGTTGAGGGCATTCGATTGGATGCAGAAACTCGCGCAGCAACCAGCAACCAAATGGTCAATGTAAGTGATTCTGATTCATTGAATTTGTTCATCATGGAATTGTCTtctgttcctttttcttttatttttgtatgTGTGTGCTGACATATTTGTTTTGTTCTGAAAAACAGAAATCAACAGAGAATGTGCCAAAGGATTCCGGTGACTCACTAGGCGTGGCGAAGAGAAGCATTGCTGGGAATGAAGTTAGGGCTGTAGCACACAAGTTACCTGAGTTCCATGAAGACTACTATGGTCCCAGTGACCATACACCTAGACACCACTGAAGAGaaaacaatctttttttttcttcttctcaatCTTTTTGTTCAGAATAGATTAGATATTAGCTAGTCAGCGGCTGCAGGTTGTAGTAGATACTGAATTTCATCTGAGCTTAGTTAGTAAGCACATGATGGTAGCAACATGTGAATCTTTAACCTAtctcttttttcccctccttttcaCCTCATTAGTGAAAAGGAGCGGTTTTCATGTACTGACTTGTTGACAATACTTGAAAGCAACAATCTCAAGACGTTGTCCATATCTTTTTGTGATTGTGTTTGTTCCCATGATCAGCGCAGAGCTTAATGTGACGATTACAAATCCACAAGGATGTCAATACCATGATGTCGCTGGTATAACTGGAATTGACTTCGTCAGTATGATTTTCGGCAACCGTTGTGCAATGACAAGAATCACTGAATCAAGCATACTGACaagatgagagaagaacacACAATTAAGAGTGCAAGTGCTTTTATTTCTACATGACAGCATAAGCGCTTTATTATTGGCAATGTAAAAGCAGCAAAAGGAACCATCAAGTGAGTAGCCTCACTTAAAGGCCTTGTTTCACTTAATTATGGTGAAAAATGCCTGCACCGTAAGGGAGTCATCGttaaacggcatatttgcaaacgaaaagtaatttgtgaatacaatttttatatgcctgttcttagcgatctaaaagtaaaggctaaaaaataaacttcgatgaaaaaatcttaaaataagtttcaaatttaaggttgaaaatttaaattttggctgataagtataagtataagcgaaaagataagaCACTTAGTTGATTAGTTTGCTTAAGAAGTGTCGTTTGGTCGGCATTAAGTAAAACAAATTACTCCAGATAGCTGCACTACAGCATTTGATAGGCATTAGGCAGTAGTATGACAGTACAGTGGTACTAACTCCAACATTCCAAGCGTACATTGAGGAAAGGAAAGCAAAGCGCGAGTGGTCGGCATTGCCGGATATGCTGCAGTGTTCTTCGCCATTGCTGTAGTCTAGTCTACTTTACATGTCCACGCAGGATGGCACGCCGATTAGAGTATTCCATCAACTGTTCCGTTCTCCACATGCTTAATGATGATGGCTTGATGATTGAGAAGCTGATTAGCCAGCCGCCTCCAAAAATAGATAATGATGCAGAGAAAGCTGTACGTGACGTTAGCGAGACAAGAAacgggagaaaagaaaaggtgcaAAAGTACATGAGATTGTGGCCCAAGAGGGAGGTGGCCGAAGCCCACGTAGCCAATGTGGCCTAGTAACACATGGTGGGCCGGGGGGACGTGCACGCGAGGCCGGCCCACGAGAACAGTCGCGGTTGCGGATGGGGTTTTTTCTCGTCGCCTCCGCGCACCCGGAAAGTCTAATTCGCGCATACGCGTTGGCGGCGCGCACGCCGGCCCCCTAAggcaatttttctataaaattgaaaaaagtttCCGATTCACCAAACTAATTCTTATCTATTTctgaaggaataaaaaaaatactagaattcttaatttttcaaaaattttgtcattgaaaaaatcaaaaaataagAATAGGTTCACGAGCTGCGCTTCtctctattttctttcttttttagcCGTCGTTTCTTTGTTTTAGCTGTTTTATTCCTTCCGTACGGATAGGAGAAAAAATCGTAATTAGTTTAtattagtttcctatttttactAGTGATTAGTTTACTAATAATTTTTCAAtcttaactttaaaattttcaaatttgaacatgaaaattttcaaatctcgagttgaaaattttcaaatcacaagttgaaagtttcaaaattttcaaatctagacttgaaagtttttgaatcgagttgaaagttttcaaatcttgagttgaaaattttcaaatctcaagttgaaagttttcaaaaatttcaaatctggacctgaaagttttcgaacctcgagttgaaagtttttgaatctgagtagttttcaaatctcaagttaaaagttttcaaaactttcaaatctggacttgaaagctttcgaatctaagttgaaagttttcaaatatcgaattgaaagttttcaaatctgagttgaatgtcttcaaaatttaactttaaaatttaaatcttaaatcaaaagtttctaaatctaacttaaaaaatagaaaagaacacGTAACTAAATTAAAACGTGCCGAGGAGAAGGGGCGTGAAAATAGGAGaaaaatcaggaaaaaaaatgagagaaagaAACGTATAAGGGGGGAAGGGCGCAAGCCGTGCGCGCGAGTCAggaagcccccccccccccccccccggcacGCGCCAACGGATGCTTTGCGTGGGCAACACAGAGGATGTGAACTGGAGGCCACGGGCACCAGTAGAGATGGCAACGGTGAATTCACCGTCAGGGGTTATATCCACGTTCCCATCCTTGCTTTGATAAAATTTCACCATCCCCGCCCTCGTCAACTACGATGGGGCTACATTTTCTTCGGCCCCGATCTCCACGCGGTGAATTTATCCCCGCAGTTACCCCGTCCAACGGTAGTTAGCACTCAGCAGCGTAAGGGGAATCTATGGTGGCGGACGGCGTGCTGGCAACGGAGGGCACTTGTGGCGGACAACATGATGGAGAGCGCTGATGGCGAACGGTGCGACGATGGCGGCAGGCTTCAGGCGGCGTGACGACGGCTGCAGGCTCCGAGCCTGCATCGACGGCTAGGGCGGGACAACGCCCGCACGAGAGGAGGTGGCGGCATGCGCGTCTGGACTTTGGAACGGTGGCGCGCACGCCTGATGGCTGGTGCGATGTAGGTGTGCAATAGCGGGGCTGAGTCTGGATCTGAAAGATGTGGAGGTTGACTGATTGACTAGGGTTAGGTgttatatatacatgttaattGGGCTTTAATATTATGGGCTAAAAGGTCTAATAAAGTTTAGAATTAGTACTCTCTACAGCGAAGGTGGGTCACCGCAGGGGGGTGGGGGGCGGGGACGGTGAAAGTGTGAAACCATTTGATTCACATGGTGATAAGTTTGGGACTATTTGATTCACATGGAGGATAGATATTAACCATCTCCATTCCCTAATATGTAAATTCACCGTGGGGAATCGGTGATCGGGTCTCCATTACCATCTCCAGGCACCAGCCGCTATTCGCTttctgctactgctactgctgctgctagccTTTCCAACGTGCACATTTTCTTACCACCTCGATTTATTTGTCTTTGTGAAGTAAATGCAGCGGCTAGTACTGCACTGCAGTATACCACACACCTGGCCTAGCTTGGCTACTTGGATCTGGGATCTGACTGGAGCCAAGTAGCCAACACAACACGAGCGTGCAGTGAGAGGCGACATTTGCTGGGACATCCATGGTCCATATTATTGGACTAATTAGCTAGCTGACCGAGCAAAAGGGGAACAATCGAGCTTATACAAGCGTTAAGTGACAAAATTTGGGCGAGAGAACGCCAAATCATATATGGTCCCGTTTTCTGATTTTCTCCATGCGATGCATGCTGTCACAGGCTcagattcagagtttcagacagcAAAACCTGGGTTTGAATCAATACAAGTACACAACAATTCAGAGCATGAACTTTACAAtcactttctcttttttttcccctctcatTAATTACTTTTATGTAAAATACATCACACTCACATACTCCAGGAGTTTAGGGCTTTTAAGAAAGTTCAGGTTGGAAAGCAGAATGCGGCAACAGCAAGCAATGTACCTGCTGCACGTGGATTAGTTTTCAGCAAAGACGGTATCAAGTTGAACACAAAGCAATGACGGTCTTAGCTGGAAAGAAATCCTACTAATGAAAGTATAAACTACAAAGctggagttggagttggaggagaTAGACCACCACCATGTGGGCAACATACATTCATGCGAATACAGCTGCAGAGGAATGTTCGGATGCTAATCCATGTGGCGCCAATGCACGCATGTGATGCTTAATTCTCGCTTAATCAATCTACTGCTTCTAAACTAAAGTTTCGATGTTTCTTAATTATCTCCAGATCAACATAGGAGTAATCAAACTATGTGTTACTGGTGGTACCACACTAGATCACCTGGTAATGGCGAGTCAAGCTAGCTCCCAAAATGACCTGGAGGAGAATATtatctactctctctctctctctctatatattatCTTTTGAAAgatccactatatatatagtcGTCTTGTATTTTCGACTATGCAATTTACGAGACACCAATTGGATTTGTTCTGTGATCTTTACGCCGCCGTCTCTGGATCACATTTCATCAAAGAGTAGTTATAAGAAGAAACTTGGATTATAAAATGGGggacaaattaattaaggtcATCTTTAGCTCAGCAAAAATCTCAAATAAATACGAGCCAGTGATCCGTGACAGCAATGCTTGGCTTGttcttgaggaaaaaaaaatcatgagatGTTCGTGGCGAACTAGTCGTTGTCTCGTTGATAGCATGATCCATCGAGAGGGACACGCGTCTCGCTATCGCCTGGCCAGCGAGGCCCCCAGCTCGATCCGATGCCCTGGAATTATAATCTTTTCTTGGGTTTGATTCCACATGCTCGTCTTAATTATTCTTCTTAAGTACATTCTTTCCTTGTCATTAAGGCCAGGAGTGGTAGTGCATCGACATCAAATCCCACTCCAAATTGCTTTTgctaaaaacaaattaaagccCAAAGAGCATTTTATTACTGTTCCTCTTCCTGAATTGTCCTTGTAGGCTCGGCTTATCATACGCACGGCTTTCATTTTTTCCCATTGATCGTTGGATTTTAGATCCTGCGATATAATGGTTTTCTTCAAAATCTGGTCGAATGTTTTTActgttttaattttgaattcctGAAAACCATTtaaaatttcaatcaaaatctgTTTTCGCCATACCTAGAAATTCCACAGTTTTCGCCATACCTGTTACCATGTTAACATATCTTACCTTCAAAGGCCCTGGGGTGTATGCAGTAGTAGAAAGTAGAAACCGCTAATTATATCGACAAGTTAAAACGaattgaaagattaaatttttgGCGAAAAAAATGTTTGGTTTTAATCGGTTTTGCTCGGTAACCGTGGTCAGGGGTACGGTGGTAACTGCAGAGAAGCAGTGAACAGTGCCACGTGGGCAGCCCAACACATAAGCGGGTCTCTAGATCTCTTTCACAAACCCAAATCCCCTCCTTTAATTAATCCCGTCCCCTCAGAGACGAAAGCAGAATCGCGTTAACCCCCGACCCGAGTGCATTTAGCGCAATCGCAAAAGGCAAAAGCGAGGAAGAACAGACAGGGGAACgcggaaaaagggaaaaaagaatcCGTCTTTGCATCCCACATCACTGTCTTTCTCCTCTCctacccttcttcttcttccacttgAAGCTTTTTCTCTCTTGGTCTTATCCTCCTCCTTGTTGTTGCGGGAAGAGGCAGGAAGGAGGAGGTTTTGTGGTGCGATCTTGTTGGGGTTTCAGGTCAGaagggagaaggggagaggTCAGCCATGGCATTGCCTGTTTCCCTCCTCCGCATCGCGGCGGTTCTGCTCGCCATCTTGCCATTCTGCGCCACGCATCCAAGCCCCGGGTTCCATGCTCCTCGCGAGTTTCACAAGGCACTCGTCCCAGGTTCTTTCATTTCCCCCCTCTGTTACATGCAGGAAAAatggttggtttttttatttgtttgattcaGTAGGATTTTGTGGTGCCCTTTAACctctctgaaagtctgaatcACATAATGGAGTCGAGTTCTTGATGTGGAAATGCTCCCCAATCCCAAAATTTTTAGTGGGCTGTGTGGTCCTCAGGTTATTGGTCATCTGTTCCTTGTCTCTTTCTTCACAAGTTTTCTTTGAGAAAACATTGATGTGTTAATGTTCTATTTTTTGGGGGTCTGGGTTTTATGTTTGCTGAGAAACCTGTGCCTGTCTCAGTTTCTTATCAGCAAAAAAGGGGAATTCCTACATTTGGTGAAAGTTACTGTCTTGCGTTTCTCTACGAATATTGTTTGTTTTAAGTAGATGGTTTAGCATCTTGTCTAAGCAATTCATGACGGAATTATGTTTTTCAATCCGCTCGTATGACAGtgcatcgattttttttcactggTTTTCTTTAGCAAGACATATCAAGCATTCCCCTTTTTCAGTTGCTGGGTGCCAACAGTGCTATTCCCAAATTATTTCAGTATCACAAGTGGGATTTGTTTTAAATTGCCTTTCCCTGTCAAGTATGTGGTGCCTCTCGTTATCCCTTGCTCCATCCACAAATGATATTTTCAGTAGGTTGCTCCTTTTGATTCGGTAGGTACCCGAGTGGTGGTTTTGTCCATAATTTTGATTTGGTTGCCGACAGTTTTCTAGTTTTGATTAGTGAGTGTCAAATATCTTCTGTAATTATCTTTATCTTAAATTGCAAATATAACTCTACTTTCTGTTCGATGATCGTTTTTATCAATGTCAAGTAACTGTAACTGTAACTGAAAAAAGCAGATAGATATGGATTTGTGGCAAGAAGATCAATTGCTGAAGCTCCTGTTGACGTAAATGTCACTACAAACAGTTCCTTTGTCTTGGCGCAAGAGCGAACATATAGAAAAGACCCCTTGAATGGATTCAGGAAATATACTGGCGGTTGGAATATTAGCGAAGTGCACTATATGGCTGTAAGAATGTTTACAACCTGAAATTGCACCTCATTCATCTACTTGCATAACAACATGtacttcttttttctgtttgcaGTCAGTTGGATACACAGCTTTTCCACTGTTCATCATTGCCTTGGTGTGGTTTGTGCTGTTTTTTCTGGTTATGCTTGGAATTTGCTGCAAGCATTGCTGTTGTCCACATCGCAGTTACACATACTCTCGGGTAGCATATGCCCTATCTCTGATACTTCTAATATTGTTCACTTGTGCTGCAATGTAAGTACTCTTATATTTCAAAGCTAATCCATTTTCATGATTCcttacatttaatatatttttagctGCGTTTACTAACCTAGTTCCATTCAATGCTTACAGTGTTGGATGTGTCATGCTGTATGATGGTCAAGGAAAGTTCCATAAAAGCACAACGACTACCTTGAATTTTGTCGTTAGCCAGGCCAATTTTACTGTTGAAAACCTTAATAACTTATCCGATAGTTTATCTGCTGCAAAAAAGGTTGACATAGGGCGATCCTTTTTGCCTAATGATGTGCAAAATCAGATCAATGAAATTCAAGGAAAGTTGAACTCATCAGCTACTGAGCTTGCTACTAGAACTACTGATAATTCCGAGAAGATACAAAAATTGCTAAATCAAGTGTAAGTATCATTTATTCTCTCACCACTGCAATTCCTCTCAATGA
This region includes:
- the LOC127764812 gene encoding uncharacterized protein LOC127764812 → MARCIYMTCHRSNASFRVQTHSTCIAHPTLLTLNLSQLLQNFLRDKMRMSKLSMATAVILLLVVMAMEVEGIRLDAETRAATSNQMVNKSTENVPKDSGDSLGVAKRSIAGNEVRAVAHKLPEFHEDYYGPSDHTPRHH